The genomic stretch CACGAGGGATCGCGTCGCCGCCATCTACAAGCTGTCGCAGACGGGCGCGCAGCCAGTGATGAAGTTCGGCAACGAGCTGGCCGAGGGCAAGCAGAGCATCCCGGGCGTACCGGTCCTCTTCCGCCGTCGTCACGGCGACGGCCCCATCGGGCTCGTCGGGCAGGAGGGCGAGGAGGTGCCGGAGGGCTACTTCCCCCTCATGGACGCGGAGGCGGAGACGCCCTCGCTCGTCGGCGCGCAGGAGGCCTCGGCGGCGCAGGCCCGCGTCGCCCAGACCCCCGCCACGCGAGCGCTCGTCGAGGAGCTGACGCGCAAGCACTTCCCGAAGGGGCGCTGAACATCCCTTCCAGAGCGGTCCGCTCGACAGAACCCTGGAGGACGCCATGTCATTGCCACTGCCACGCTTCCACGAGGATGCCCGCGCGGGGCAGCTCTACCTGGAGCGCACCGCCGAGGTCGCCGAGGAGGCCCGGCGCTTCGTCACCGAGCACCACGTCCGTCCGGCCCGCGAGGACGCGGTCCGTGTCGCCGCCTTCGGCATCGACGTGCAGGTGGCGTTCTGCGCCCCGGGCGCCAGCCTCTTCGTGCCCGGCGCCGTGGAGGACACCCAGCGCGCGCTGCGCTGGCTCTACACGAACCTGGACCGGGTGACGGAGCTGGTGTTCTCGCTCGACACGCATCGCGTGTTCCAGATCTTCCACCCGGCCTGGTGGCACGACGCGCAAGGGCGGCACCCCGCGCCGCTCTCGCAAATCACCGCGGCGGACGTGCGCGCGGGGCGCTGGCGGGCCACGCGCTTCCCGGAGGAGAGCCTGGAGTATTGCGAGCGGCTGGAGGCCAGCGGGCGCTACGTGCTCACGGTCTGGCCGTACCACGCGCTGCTCGGAGGGCTCAGCCACGCGCTCGTGCCCGCCATGTACGAGGCGAGCGTGTTCCATGCCCTCGCGCGCGACACGCCCACCCACTTCGAGATGAAGGGCGAGAACCCGCTCACGGAGAACTACTCCGTGCTCGTCCCAGAGGTGACGGAGGTGAAGGGCCAGCGCGTGGGCGCCTTCAACACGCGCTTGTTCGAGAAGCTGATGACGTACGACCGGGTCTACGTCTTCGGGCAGGCCAAGTCGCACTGCGTGCTGTCGACCCTGCGAGACCTGCGTGAGCACATCGAGCGCACCGACCGCTCGAAGATGGGGCGCATCCACATCCTGGTCGACGCGATGAGCCCCGTGCCCGCGCCGCCCCTGGAGCCGCTGCCGCCCTCGCTCGACTTCCCCCGGGTGGCGGAGGCCGCCATCGAGGAGCTGCGTCAGGCGGGGATGCGGGTGGTGCGCACGACGGACGCCCTGGACCTCTGAAGGGGCGAGTCTCGACGCCTCTCGTGAAACCGGAGTCCGGTGCGACGCCTCCGATGAGGGTCAACGCGGGCGGACCGCTCGCGTCAACCCTCGGACTTCAGGCGCGCCGCCGTCCAGCGCGCCACCGCCTCGGTCAGGGTCTCCATCGCGGAGGCACCGGGCCGGGCCTGCGTGCTCAGGTCCACCACCGTGTGGAACAGGTCCAGCTCGATGCCGCCGTCGCGGCTCACGCTGCCCGCGAAGAGCTCCACG from Myxococcus stipitatus encodes the following:
- a CDS encoding nicotinamidase, with amino-acid sequence MSLPLPRFHEDARAGQLYLERTAEVAEEARRFVTEHHVRPAREDAVRVAAFGIDVQVAFCAPGASLFVPGAVEDTQRALRWLYTNLDRVTELVFSLDTHRVFQIFHPAWWHDAQGRHPAPLSQITAADVRAGRWRATRFPEESLEYCERLEASGRYVLTVWPYHALLGGLSHALVPAMYEASVFHALARDTPTHFEMKGENPLTENYSVLVPEVTEVKGQRVGAFNTRLFEKLMTYDRVYVFGQAKSHCVLSTLRDLREHIERTDRSKMGRIHILVDAMSPVPAPPLEPLPPSLDFPRVAEAAIEELRQAGMRVVRTTDALDL